CCGTGAATATTTAGTGACGGATGAAGTGGATAACGTCAGTTGGGTACAAACGGTGTTTCAGGCTTTGGGACTGCGATCGCTATTGATGTCCTCTTTGCAACTCGATGGATTTCACTACGCTAGCACCTGTTCTGAAAAATATCGGGCAATTGTGGTTAAACAGAAAGATCAATATATTGCTCTGTTGCTCAAACCTGAGCGTTTCGAGCAGATTACCGAAGAGCTGATCAACTGGGCTAGAACCTTTAATTCCGATGAACTCAAGCTTTATCCCCAATTCCGACTAGCTTAGTCCCCGTTAAACATTGAAGCTAAATGGAGTTAATTCAGTCTACTGATGCAGAGATGAATTGGGGTTAAGTTCAGTCACAATAAAGCTCCACAGTAACTTAACCCTATTTTTACGTCGAGAAAGAATTTCATCTCAACGGTAGCAACTACCATGCCGATTACTTAGTGGGTAGTGCTACAATTTTAAACTTCTCCTTGATCGTCTTTAGCGGAAGATTCAGGAGAAGAATTATACAGGGCATCTAACTTTTCGCGAGCATCTTCTACCGTAATCGATCGCATCACTAATAAGGGTTCTTTGATTAAGGTTCCCGTGTCATCTAAAAACTCAGGATGGGGAACCTGAGTGGACGAGATGCGATTGGGTTCTACCGGAATATCCG
This genomic stretch from Roseofilum reptotaenium CS-1145 harbors:
- a CDS encoding DUF2973 domain-containing protein; protein product: MLHLVYVFAFTTLAFIAVGNLIRNLMVLGSESTRTYPPKLTDIPVEPNRISSTQVPHPEFLDDTGTLIKEPLLVMRSITVEDAREKLDALYNSSPESSAKDDQGEV